Within the Zea mays cultivar B73 chromosome 10, Zm-B73-REFERENCE-NAM-5.0, whole genome shotgun sequence genome, the region ACAATTATTTTTTATATTCTAAAACATGCTTTGTGGCTTTTCCCATTAAATGAATTTGGATTCATTTTTCTACTAGAGTATAGGGGTAAAAGTAATAACTTTCTAGACAAGTTTGTTGTAAACCTTCTCAAGTAGTTCATTTTTCTTAGTAAACTATGCACATCCTTAATGATATTTGTTCTCTTGAGATTAATCTATATGCCTTTATAATACAAAATGAAGTCCAAAAACTTCCTAGCCAATAAACTAGAAACAAACTTGAGTGGGTTCTTCTTCAATCCATACTAACACATCCTCTCCAACCATGACGTAAATCAACCAAATGTGATGGATGAGCCTCAAATTTGATAATAATATCAACGATGTATATTTCCTATCAATCAAATCATGTCCTCAATCAAATCAACGATAATAATATCACGTCAATCAAATCATGAAAAACAAATTCATCGCTTGTTGATAAGTAGCACTTATATTCTTCAATCCAAATATCATCACAACACACTCAAATAAACAATAGATCTAAGATATATGACAGTCATTGTGTATATGTCCTCTTTGGCCATAAAAATCTAACCGTAACCAGTGTAAACTTCAAGAAAACTGATAAATCTATTGTCCTGAAGAATCACTAATAAGCATATCAGTAGTCATGGGAAATTCATCTATAAAGCATCTATATTCAAATCCCTAAAACTAGTGCAGACTCATCTTTCAAGAGTCTTTCTCCTCAACTCACACAATATTAGAGGCCCACTTTGCATACCTGCATGGCTTAACGAACCCCTCTTCCAACAATCGATTAATCTCCTCATTAATCTAGTTATATATTGTAAAGTTGAAGAAGTGAGGTGTTTCTTATAAGGCATGAATCTAGCTTTGATGGACAGTTTATGCTCAATGAGCTTGCAGCTTAATCTTGGCATCTTTATATATTTCCATGCAAAACAATCAACATATTCCTTGAGAAGCATGATTAGCATGGCTTCGTAATTTGcttttaggttttggtttataaacATTAGCCTACGTATAGAGCCATCCCCAATATAAACTTTTTACAATGGGTCAGCTAACGTGAAAACTTATCCCAACTTACCAAGCTCATCAAAATTATCAATAGCTTCATAGGCATTGGTCCTAGAAGTCTGATCATGTTTAATGAGATGTTTTAACCATTCAACATTAGCATCCATTTAAAACATTTACATGATTATATTGAGCCAATTCATAATTGGCTTTGAAGAGATGGGTACAAATCCTTCCCTAGTGACACTAACAAATTAAAAATCAGTAAGATTATGACCAGATAAGCAAGCAATACCATTGTGTCCCCTAAGTGAAGGAGCATCAGTCATAGCAACATAGGTCGATGAATCTAGATGGACAACATCAACATTGTTCCCCATCTACTGAATGAAGAACTTGTGCAAGCTAAAAGGGACACAATGATTTGCATGAATTCAATTTTGTCGAAGTATAAAATATGGCTACCTTACACCTTCGCAGTGAAGAAGGCAGTAGCAGATGTGTTGCTCCCAATGGTGGGCTCCATTGATGCAACTCCTTTGGTAATAATAGGATGCCCTCCTCTTGGTCCACTTATCATCATGTTGGTCTTGATTCGCTCATCATTTGTGCCACCAAGCTTTTTGTAAAGAGAATATGGCGTCAAGTTCACTATCACCCCGATATCCACCAATGTGTTGTGAACCATTTTCCCATTGATATATCCCTTCACATGTAGTGGCCTTAGATGATTACAAACTCCTCTTGTTTCTAGAAAATAGCACTATGTACATTATAATTAAATTGTGTCATTTTTTAGTCACCTCCCACAATGTAGTCGGGGGAAAATAGATTGCATTGACCTTAGCTCTCTTTGCAGTGGGTTCATAGTCCAACATCTCCCTATCCTGATGTTGAGAAGACTCCTCAACACTTGTAAAAATTACATAAAAAACGACCAAGGTCAAATCATATGGAGAGACATCGACAGCGGTTGGGACCAGAGATAAGGTTGAAAATAAGTTCGAGGCCGGTTAGCCGGCTCAAACTCGTAGTGGCTTGGCTGGGCTCTGAGAGGCTTGTGAGCCTCAAGCAAACCGAGTCAAGCTCATTTTTTGAGATCATTGGAGCAgcaagccgagccgagctggcttttTCAGGCTTGCGAGACGGCTCGCGAGCTATGCCAAATTAATTAATCTACAAAATAATAATGTATAATGAATAATTCTATAGATAACTAGCTTGTGTTTTATCCTTCGATGATGAATATACGATAATTCATTTAGATTACTCATAATAttgaatgatgattctatattcCACATTTACATATTTTTAATTTATTGGCATATAGTCCATGCTAACACTACGATCTTGGAGAGAGGAGGATCGACGGTAGTGGCGACGCAAGTGAGGGGCAGGGGACGGGGCGGCGAGGTCGCAGGAGAGATGGGAGGTGGGAGGCTGGGGGCGACAGGGTTGCGGGGGGAGGGAGAGGAATGGGGGATGatggatgatccaaataatattgtttGAGTGAGTAACAGAGAGAAGGTTATCCAGCAATATGAACCATTGGTTTTGATGGTGTGTTAAGTCTGGGTCtaatttgtttggtggatttagttataggtgtacattcggtctAGTCCTGAAAGTCTGGGCCGTGCCCAATGGGCCGGCCCGAGCACGGCCCGCGAAAAATGAAACAAAGCACGGCCCGACACGGCAGATTTAAAATCGGGCTAGCACGGCACGAATCGTGGGCTGGGCCGTGCTTGAAATGTCAGCCCGTCGTGCTACGAGGCCCGGCACGTCGCTGTGGGCCGGGTTCATGCCGGCCCGACACGAAACAGCACGGTGATTCACCGCACACCGCAGACCCAGTTACGCAGGCTCATTCAGTCATTCATCTAACGGTGCCACACACGATTAGGGTTTCCTGTTTCCTACCACTTCCCTCCGCCGGCCGCCGCCATCTATTCATCTACAGCACGCCCAGCGGCCCAGCCGCCTAGCTTCCTGCTCCAGCGGCCAGTGGCGGATGAGTTCACGAGCTGCTCCAACTCCAATGCTGGCCGGTGATCGTGGATTCCAGCTACTTGTTCCTTTCTCTCGTTGTTTGCTCGGTTGGTGCTGGAGGCCGACGCCTTCTCCGGTTCTCCTTCTGCTGGTGCTGGAGGTTGGCCGCTGGAGACCGCTGGAGCGCCGTCGCAGCCCGCAGCGTCCACGAGCTAGAGCGTAGTCGCAGCGTCCACGTATTCTCCCTCTGCGGATGAGTTCACGAGCGTGCCGTGCCTGAGCTAGCACGGCCCGATGAAAGCCCGCCGTGTTTTAGGGCCGTGCTGGGCCTTATTTCTACTCACCAGGCCCGGTAAGGCACGGCCCGATTCTATTTCGTGCTTGCTAGGCCCGACTAACTGAGGCCCGAAGCACGGCGGgctcgtgccgggccggcacgaCACGACCCAAGTTGCAGCACTAATTCGGTCCACCAGGCCTGGCCCAGTCCAAGCTCGGAAAGATCCGGCCCGTTTGTATTTTAGGCCGGCATGGCCCGCAATTATTATGGGTCACTCCCTATGGCTCGGCACGTAATTGGTTAAATGTGCCTGTCTCATTTGGAGAGGCCTGAAATTCACATCAGAGCTCGAAGTTCAAAAAGCTTTAAAAAATAAACTACCTTTGTTTTAATTTAGATTTCGTTTGACTTTTGAATCCAAGTTTGATTGGCTCGTCTTATTAAAAAATCATAATTATTATTAAGTTTTACTATGATGTCGTTTATGATATAATACATTTTAGGCATGCCATTAAATTTTTCCTTTTTTACAAAAAAAATGAATAAGACGAGTAGGTCAAACTTGGTATAAAAAtcaaatgaattataaattgAAAATGAGGgagtaaaagataagacaaaaaaGTTAACCAAAAGAAAACTTAATATTTCTATTAAGTCAATAGAGTTGTGCAATGACTACCTCATTAAAAGCTCTTTTGTCAGAAAGAAAAAGAGTATAACCAGCTCCAGATAGAGTTCACaagttcagtttattgtctaatgttcataacaatagTAAAATTATATGATATcttctaattcaaagctacaaaagaaACATATGACTAACATCATCTCCAACTTTGTGTTCTCTAACATCATCTccatctttgtgatctctatccaAGTACATGAAAGTGTGAAATAAAGTGCGGTTTTAATGAATATATGAGTCTTTGCGTGCATGCCTTAAACAGGTCGTACCGTTTCTGGCGGCGACCTCGGCCCCAGACTGGCACTAAATATTTTTGACCATGTCAAGGCTAGGTCGTGCTTTTTTTGTGCTCTGTGTCAGCCCATCAGGGCCGGCCCAAATGTACAACTATAGATTTAGTGGAGGTTATGGTGTGGCATTGATTTGGTTAGGTCAATTTTGTAAAATTTAAACTAGTGGATTATATAGTGATATAGACTATATAATACAATAATATTTATAAGGTACAGCTCACGAGCTAAGTCAAGTCGAGCCATATTTTGAGCTGGAGCCGCCTCTTTTCCCGTCGTAACCATAGAAACTAACTTGGTCGATTCATATAACAGTTGCAAGGGTGACGACTAGGGAAACCAGCTTAGCCTGACTTGGTCGGTCCAtatcagggcttgttcggttagctctcaatccatatggattgagtgggattggatgggtttgaatcccgaacaagtcaaacttcttctcaattttttccaatcccatctaaTCCAtgcgtattgggaataaccgaacaaggcctcagTTGGTGAACCAGCCTAACTGGAAAATAATTTGGTAGACCTATGTAGTCTCTCACATAACTAGTGAGAAAACTACCTGTTTGCCAGCAGCATGTACCTGATTTGTATTCTTTACCGATGCCACCCGTTTAGCCAAGCTGTTATACGAGGATGTAGCAGCTGAAGGGGGTAAACCATCCTGGCCAGTTTTGTTTGCATAGTCGGCCATATCTTTTATCCTTTTGCTTGTTTGATGGAAAATTGGATGAACTTTATTGGAGATTTCTTCACTCATCTTCCCCAGCTTGTCCTCATTCTATTTGTTGCACCAAACATGCGGTAATTTGCACTGTTGCATCAACATTCTCAGCAAACCAGCTCGAAATAGGAGGCAAACTGGACTAGCCAGTTTTTGCGAGCTCAATGCATTGCCAGCCGACACAGATCGACGCAGGTAAACTGGCCAGGCCGATCCTGGGTCAGTGACTCAGTGAAAATAGTCGGGCCGTTTTGGCAGGGGCAAGATAGCCCAATCTCCTTGTTAGCATATTTTACGTGTCAACAATATATAGATAAATAGATAGACGTAGTGATCTTACACCTAACGCTCACGAGTGGGCCTTTAACATATACTACAATATATCCATTGGACTTGGACGGGTAGAAAAGCTCAATTCAGGCCTCGTAAATGTCCCCCCCCACTCCACGTAGGGGGAGTTTTGGGATGAAACAGCcatctaagagcatctccaacaacgtgatctataaaaatgccctataatttgaaaataagtatattttatagaatttaggacaccaacaaaacacctcgctccaacagtaaagctccaaatctagattatagggcagcccactacggtgtagtatatttgagtcacttgagagagtaccctatagttttttgacaaaaattTATGAAATAGGACACTGTTGGAGTAATTTTTCCTATTTAGAGCCCCATATTTTAATTTGAGGCAttagtttgaggcattgttggagatgctctaactcTCCCAAAAGCTCCCCCATATAGTGGAAGAAAGAAGACTCATTATATATGTGATGAGCTCTAATCTTCTTATATATGTTAATTACGTTATTATTATGCTATATTAATTTATTTTGAGTTATTTAATATGATAATAATGTGTGTTACAACAGTATAAATAGTCTATGATTTTTTTAAAACTTTAAAAACTGATGAAAAAATATCAAATAACTTAATTATAATATATATGGGAAACTCGATATGGCGAATGATTGGATATGTCATGGTTGATGATGTAGTAAAATATAATAGAAAGTACAGATATTAGAGAGAAATGTGGAGGAAATGGTTGACATATCCACTAAACCTGAACGGGTGTAGGTTATTTTCTATCCACCCGTCTAGGCAACCAAATGCATGAATGGGCATCCAGATTGGATATGTTCTCCTCTCCCCTTTTCAGTGCACTTGTAGTGGGTAATAAGGCTTTTGCGTGTTCTCAAGAAATAATTGTAGCTAGCTAGTTGCCGTATACTTTTTCCGTACATGTATTCAGCCTTGTTAGCTAGACAATAGGTGGTAGACTGTTGGGTGTTCGATCGTAGTAATAGGGATCCAAACAGCCTAGCTAATAGTTTAaatattagctacttttagcaaatTAGTTAATAATTAGCTAGTTATTTTTTAACTAGCTAATTCACTAGCAATGTTTTAACCAACTAACTATTATTTCTAGTGTATTCAAACACTCTTAGGTATTGTTGTTGATGTAACGTCTCAAGCATATATACTTTTTTTATTTACCAAGCTATTGTAGAATAACACATCATGGAAATAGTCTATTAGTCAAAGACTCCAATTAATCCCCTCTCCGTCGCTGGACATGTTCATCTTCAACTACTAAATTAGCTTACATACTGACATAGCTATACGTGTATAACCAATTATTATATATATCTCTAATTGTTGTTATTCTGACCAAGACGCCAATTACCTACTCCTGCATTCTATAATTACTTATACGAACACAAGCAAGTACCACGttgaccctctctctctctcttcgtaAGCAGAACCAGTTTAGAGAAGCTGTCACTGTAACTCTGTAGGGCAGATCAGATCGTATACAGTGGAAGATCCCATCAGAATCGTTCGAGCAGCAGTCCAGTCCTATTAGTCCTAGGTTGTGGCAGTTGGCACGGTGCGTCGCTGCTCCGATCCCTCCCTACCTATCTTTGTACCCTGCACGCATCTTCTGTCCTAAgcaacaaccccatttttgtagtGCCGCCATGGCAGGGCAGCTCTCTCTCTCATGGTGGTGGTCGCCCACGGGCCAGTCAGCGACCGTGCTAATGGAATGGCCATCACTGCCTCCAACTAACTAACCACCTTTTCAGTGCAGGCCACTGCGTGCGCCACTGCCATACCTATCAGCATGCATGCAGAGCTTCCACCCGTCACCTACAAATCCCTGTCGCTGTCCTCGCCATCGCCGTCGCTCGTCGTCGTTGTCATCGCCAAGGGTGTCGGTGTGGCTGTGTCGGCCACGGCCAGCTAGAGCTGTGACCTGGGAGTGGGAGGGTTGGTGCCTATAGGATCGTCATGGACACCATCGAGGAGTGCGGCGACGGAGGCCGCCACCTGCTGCTGGGCCTCGGCACCAGGATACTCGTCGGCGTGCCGGACAACTCCCGCGGCTGCTCCGAGCTGCTGTCGTGGGCGATCGGCGCCGTCGCCAAGCCCAGCGACTCCGTCGTCGCCGTGCACGTCCTCGGTAATTAGTCGATCCACCATCACCCGCTTTCTTGTTTCCGCTGCTCTGCTTGTGCCTGCCCATCAGGTGTCCATGCCTCTCTCTGTCCTGTCATgcaggagggagggggaggaagCGGAGGCTGCAGAAGGCCAACGCCTTCGTCATCTACATGCTCGGCGAATTCGTCAAAGCTTGTGAGGCCAAGCAGGTGAAAGAAACTGAACTTTTTTTTGTCAGGCTTTGCCGATCTCTTGTTCCTCTGTTTGTTGAACTCAGTtcaggtgatgccagagccagacTTAGGTTCTAAGTACAGTAGCatcttttttctgtttttttttttggaGTGTCTTCCATTTGTTTCGATGCGGGAGCTTGGAAGCCAAGCTTGTGCATAATTGCTAGTTGGTGTTCTTTTCTGTCAGGTTTTGTCATATCTTTGTAGCTGCTACCCCAGTTAGGTGAAGTAGAGCTTTTGGATCATGATATGATATGATGGGGCCATGCTCTGAGTCTGTCCTTTTTTTGCTGTCATGCTCTCTCGTCTACTACTGCCCGCTTTCTTTCACCGGTTGGTAGTCTTGTAGCAGTATTGGGAACAATGTAGTATGGTTAGGAGTGACAATCATGTTAATTAAGTAAGTTGGATTCGGAGACAGGCCTGTAACTTTCTTACCTTTTTAGATTAATTTGGAGGCCAAGGTGATATGCAGCTCAAACATTGGGAGAGCCCTGACCCAAGAAGCTGCACTGACTGATGGGAACATCCTCATTGTTGGGAGGTCAAGAAATGCGTACCATAGGTAGTCTCGACAGTCTGATTCAACTTTCATGTTCAAATGGTCCCGAACTGAATTTtctaaaagaaaaaaaaacatttTTCGATTGTCAGTTCGAAGCCTAGAAAATATTGATCTTACAATTATGACCATAACAGGAGCCATTTCGAGATTGCAAACTACTGCTTCATGCATGCTCCAAAAAACTGCTCGGTGATCGCTGTTGGAAGGCAAGGCGTAGCACAGAGTAGTACTCGGTTGAGACCTCGGTCATTTGATGGTAAGATCGCACACAATGTCAGAGTGCATTTTTTTCCCTCAGATGCGCAATAGACCTGTTTTTTTGAAACCGATTGTTCTGAAACTGAAAGTAGCAGATAGCACCATCTCCTCAAGCTCAACATGGAGCAGGAGATTCCCGCCGCTTCAGAAGCTGCTCAGAACAAACTCGACACGGAAGCTGGCTCAGTCCGACGACAAGAGCTCGCCGAGAGCAGTTCTGGACGGcccagagggagagggaggggagaaccAAGAGTGCTACAGCACGTCTAGCCATGAGGTGAGCCGGCGCGGCCACAACGGCCTGTGGAGGCGGCTGTCAGACATGAAGCTCTGGCTCCCGTTCCTGAGGAACATCGGCGATGACAGCACCAGGGGCAGCGACGTCGGTTCGGCCTTCGCTGAAGATCACAAGCCTGCCTGGAGGTGCTTCAGCTTCCAGGAGATTTCAGTGGCCACTAATGACTTCCACCCAGGTGACTCTTCAAATACTAGTTCGTTTTTCTTTAAAATAAATACTGGTTCGTTAAGTTCTTCACAAGTTCAGGTATCGATCTTATTCAGTGTGAAAAAAAAAAGCTTACCAGATGAGATTTGTTGCCATAAGAAATGAAACGTCAATGTCAGAGTGCCTGCAAGATTATAATCCCTTTCTGCGGTTCACTTGTAGACAACATGGCTGGAAGAGGAGGCTATGCAGAAGTATACAAGGGCACCCTAGCTGACGGCCATCTTGTAGCCGTGAAGAGGCTAGCAAAAGGCACCCCGAGCGAGCAGAAGGAAAAGGAGTTCCTGGCAGAGCTAGGGATCCAGGGGCATGTATGCCATCCAAACACATCCTACCTTCTTGGATGCTGCGTGGAGAATGGGCTGTACCTGATATTCGAGTTCTGCACGAATGGCACCCTAGCATCGGCACTGCATGGTACCGCTCATTTCATTCAGTCGTAGCTAGTACAGATACATATCATCATTCAGAGCTCTTGAATGGTGGCCGTAGAGATCAAATTCTAATCTTACAGGGAAGGGTGGGAGAACCCTTGAATGGCCTCTGAGGTACAAGATCGCGGTGGGCGTTGCGAGGGGCCTGCAGTACCTGCACATGTTCTGCAGGCACCGGATCATCCACCGCGACATCAAGGCGTCCAATGTGCTTCTCGGCCATGACTTCGAACCTCAGGTAAAACTGCTTTCGTTCTGGCCAAATGGTTACCCGACTTTAATTGGATGTTTGCCTAACAACAGACTGTAAACAGATTTCGGACTTCGGATTGGCCAAGTGGCTCCCAAAGCAGTGGACTCACCATTCTGTCGTACCCATAGAAGGCACATTCGGGTAAGAACAACAGTGTGCTCAGTCTGAAACCATATACTGTAAGCACATTTgcgcttttttttcttttttttttttttgaaaaaaaaaacacTTTGAGAACGCAGGTACTTAGCACCAGAATACTTCATGCACGGCATTGTCGACGAAAAGACGGACATCTTCGCCTTTGGCGTGCTGCTGCTGGAGATCGTCACCGGAAGGAGACCCATTGACTGCTCCAAGCAAAGCCTTCTACAATGGGTGAGCACAGGACAGAAACAAAAGATGCGTTCACCAGGCAACGCTATGTTCGCAGACATGACCTGCTTGCTCTTCGTTGTCCAGGCAAAGCCACTGCTGGAAGCTGGGCAGGTGACTGAGCTTGCAGACCCAAGCCTCGGGGACGACTACGACAAAGATCAGCTGAACAGGATGGTCGCGGTCGCGTCCCGCTGCATCATGCGACCGGCGATGTGGCGGCCTTCGATGGCCGAGGTGGGTGCTAAACGATCTTGTTAACTAACCTGAGCTCGTTTGATTCTCTTATTGTGTTGTGAAATGTTTGCTGACCTGACCATGTGTTTCGTCTACTGCGCATGTCGTGTTCTTTTTTTTTTCCAGGTTCTGCATTTCCTGTCTACTACTGATGAGTGTCTGAACGAGCCCGAGAAATGGAACATTCCCGACGACGAGGTGGACGACATGGATGATTGTACACTGTTCTCTGAATCCTTTTCCATGTAATTGTAGCCTCATTTTTTTCCCATTTCCTTTTAGTGTGTGCTATGTTGGCATGCCGTTCTTGGCATGGGGATGGAGGCATTGAGCTATGTTTTCTGGTCTTTTTGTAGTCTTAGAAGACTGGTATTTAATCATGTGTTATATATATAACGGGGATTTTGGGATGTATTCAGTGCTGGTTTGGCTTTATCAGCTAGACACTACAGTAAACGCAGAAACGTCCGACGGCCAAAGCCGTCGGACGTAAGGAATAAACCGTCGGAAATAGATTATTTCCGACGGTAacgccttatctccgacggctttaa harbors:
- the LOC100280702 gene encoding ATP binding protein isoform 1 (isoform 1 is encoded by transcript variant 1), which produces MDTIEECGDGGRHLLLGLGTRILVGVPDNSRGCSELLSWAIGAVAKPSDSVVAVHVLGGRGRKRRLQKANAFVIYMLGEFVKACEAKQINLEAKVICSSNIGRALTQEAALTDGNILIVGRSRNAYHRSHFEIANYCFMHAPKNCSVIAVGRQGVAQSSTRLRPRSFDDSTISSSSTWSRRFPPLQKLLRTNSTRKLAQSDDKSSPRAVLDGPEGEGGENQECYSTSSHEVSRRGHNGLWRRLSDMKLWLPFLRNIGDDSTRGSDVGSAFAEDHKPAWRCFSFQEISVATNDFHPDNMAGRGGYAEVYKGTLADGHLVAVKRLAKGTPSEQKEKEFLAELGIQGHVCHPNTSYLLGCCVENGLYLIFEFCTNGTLASALHGKGGRTLEWPLRYKIAVGVARGLQYLHMFCRHRIIHRDIKASNVLLGHDFEPQISDFGLAKWLPKQWTHHSVVPIEGTFGYLAPEYFMHGIVDEKTDIFAFGVLLLEIVTGRRPIDCSKQSLLQWAKPLLEAGQVTELADPSLGDDYDKDQLNRMVAVASRCIMRPAMWRPSMAEVLHFLSTTDECLNEPEKWNIPDDEVDDMDDCTLFSESFSM
- the LOC100280702 gene encoding ATP binding protein isoform 2 (isoform 2 is encoded by transcript variant 2) gives rise to the protein MDTIEECGDGGRHLLLGLGTRILVGVPDNSRGCSELLSWAIGAVAKPSDSVVAVHVLGGRGRKRRLQKANAFVIYMLGEFVKACEAKQINLEAKVICSSNIGRALTQEAALTDGNILIVGRSRNAYHRSHFEIANYCFMHAPKNCSVIAVGRQGVAQSSTRLRPRSFDADSTISSSSTWSRRFPPLQKLLRTNSTRKLAQSDDKSSPRAVLDGPEGEGGENQECYSTSSHEVSRRGHNGLWRRLSDMKLWLPFLRNIGDDSTRGSDVGSAFAEDHKPAWRCFSFQEISVATNDFHPDNMAGRGGYAEVYKGTLADGHLVAVKRLAKGTPSEQKEKEFLAELGIQGHVCHPNTSYLLGCCVENGLYLIFEFCTNGTLASALHGKGGRTLEWPLRYKIAVGVARGLQYLHMFCRHRIIHRDIKASNVLLGHDFEPQISDFGLAKWLPKQWTHHSVVPIEGTFGYLAPEYFMHGIVDEKTDIFAFGVLLLEIVTGRRPIDCSKQSLLQWAKPLLEAGQVTELADPSLGDDYDKDQLNRMVAVASRCIMRPAMWRPSMAEVLHFLSTTDECLNEPEKWNIPDDEVDDMDDCTLFSESFSM
- the LOC100280702 gene encoding ATP binding protein isoform 3 (isoform 3 is encoded by transcript variant 3), whose amino-acid sequence is MDTIEECGDGGRHLLLGLGTRILVGVPDNSRGCSELLSWAIGAVAKPSDSVVAVHVLGGRGRKRRLQKANAFVIYMLGEFVKACEAKQINLEAKVICSSNIGRALTQEAALTDGNILIVGRSRNAYHRSHFEIANYCFMHAPKNCSVIAVGRQGVAQSSTRLRPRSFDVADSTISSSSTWSRRFPPLQKLLRTNSTRKLAQSDDKSSPRAVLDGPEGEGGENQECYSTSSHEVSRRGHNGLWRRLSDMKLWLPFLRNIGDDSTRGSDVGSAFAEDHKPAWRCFSFQEISVATNDFHPDNMAGRGGYAEVYKGTLADGHLVAVKRLAKGTPSEQKEKEFLAELGIQGHVCHPNTSYLLGCCVENGLYLIFEFCTNGTLASALHGKGGRTLEWPLRYKIAVGVARGLQYLHMFCRHRIIHRDIKASNVLLGHDFEPQISDFGLAKWLPKQWTHHSVVPIEGTFGYLAPEYFMHGIVDEKTDIFAFGVLLLEIVTGRRPIDCSKQSLLQWAKPLLEAGQVTELADPSLGDDYDKDQLNRMVAVASRCIMRPAMWRPSMAEVLHFLSTTDECLNEPEKWNIPDDEVDDMDDCTLFSESFSM